The following are encoded together in the Lathyrus oleraceus cultivar Zhongwan6 chromosome 3, CAAS_Psat_ZW6_1.0, whole genome shotgun sequence genome:
- the LOC127131080 gene encoding uncharacterized protein LOC127131080 translates to MEEEWKSISVVGISDFAIKEKFKILKGRLKKWNSEVLGKVILEVEDNKVEINSIDTLLACCKEEQVEGLVASRNKATSNLWWKLESQERILVHKSSLRWRHDGDLNSAYFHNFLKDRRRRNFIESISLECGLFDSVREVKEEVRRHFFAKFMEPETSKPTLDGKGFKSLSDAENASLEEDKSRLIEDFHSKAQPSKAITSSFLTLVPKSNSPSSFDGYRHIFLVGSLYKILRKFLAGRLKKLLGSLIAGCQTAFVPGRELLDGVLIANEIADFSTRENKDCLLFKVDFEKAYDMVNCNVSFRIGDGSSISFLSDCWVCDDPLKVFFPELYLSSSLKDAKVSEMGGLADGYWVWGCFGFLEQVLVNEVPS, encoded by the exons ATGGAAGAAGAGTGGAAGAGTATATCGGTGGTAGGTATAAGTGATTTTGCGATCAAGGAAAAATTCAAGATCCTCAAAGGGAGGCTTAAGAAGTGGAACTCTGAGGTTTTGGGGAAAGTCATATTGGAGGTCGAGGACAATAAGGTTGAGATTAATTCTATTGATACTTTGCTTGCTTGTTGCAAGGAGGAGCAAGTGGAAGGTCTGGTGGCTAGTAGAAACAAGGCAACTAGTAATTTGTGGTGGAAGTTAGAATCTCAAGAGCGGATTCTTGTTCATAAATCTAGCTTAAGGTGGAGACATGACGGTGATTTGAATAGTGCTTATTTCCATAATTTCTTGAAAGATCGACGTAGACGCAATTTCATCGAGTCTATTTCTTTGGAGTGTGGCTTGTTTGATTCTGTTAGGGAGGTAAAGGAGGAAGTTAGGAGACACTTCTTTGCTAAATTTATGGAGCCTGAAACTAGCAAGCCGACTTTAGATGGTAAAGGATTCAAATCTCTCTCAGACGCTGAAAATGCTTCTTTAGAG GAGGATAAATCTCGTCTCATTGAAGATTTTCATAGCAAGGCGCAACCTTCAAAAGCTATTACTTCTTCTTTCTTGACTTTGGTTCCTAAGTCTAATTCTCCTTCTAGTTTTGATGGTTATAGGCATATCTTCCTTGTTGGAAGTTTATACAAAATCTTGAGAAAATTCTTGGCGGGCCGGTTGAAAAAATTGTTGGGATCGCTGATTGCGGGTTGCCAGACCGCTTTCGTTCCAGGGAGGGAGTTGTTGGATGGTGTTTTAATTGCCAATGAAATTGCGGATTTTTCTACTCGCGAAAATAAAGATTGTCTCCTTTTTAAGGTCGATTTCGAGAAAGCGTATGATATGGTTAATTG CAATGTATCTTTCAGAATTGGGGATGGTTCATCCATTTCGTTTTTGTCAGATTGTTGGGTTTGTGATGATCCTTTGAAGGTTTTCTTTCCTGAATTGTACTTGTCTAGTTCCTTGAAAGATGCTAAAGTCAGTGAAATGGGAGGTTTGGCTGATGGCTATTGGGTATGGGGTTGTTTTGGATTTCTTGAGCAG GTGCTGGTTAATGAAGTTCCATCCTAG
- the LOC127131081 gene encoding uncharacterized protein LOC127131081 has product MESLTSRGDIVLATASSSIAATLLPGGKTAHSRFKIPIDIQPSSICGIQKQKDFENLIRVSAIVIWDEAPMINKNCLEALDRSLQDICSNNTPFGGNILIMGGDFRQVLPVVRKGTKAQMISACIVQSHLRNHTKILHLRQNMRSLHDQEFVEFLIRIGDDVEPTKPDDMDAPYMVQRAILTPTNDDVQKLNDMIIDQFPGEEHSLLSFDEVEGDNHNLCQQEFLNSIAQDSLPPHILKIKKGAPLMLLRNLDPKYGLGNGTRLLCRGLFMNMLDVEIFIGSNARNMLFFPIIKIKTSASDELPFVLTRKQFPVRLSFAITINKSQGQTIPNVGIYHPRHVFSHGQLYVALSRGVSQTTTRVLTREGKLKAEVRDYTKNAVFKQILLSHPQIAEFEDKSNTWKDEQSISSIGKLDNKFFKSQERIDKWMYEELIQIFIREKENTLNRDFMFDIPLKERH; this is encoded by the exons ATGGAAAGTTTAACAAGTAGAGGAGATATTGTCTTAGCAACTGCATCATCTAGTATAGCTGCAACATTGTTACCCGGTGGTAAGACTGCACACTCTCGATTTAAGATACCTATTGATATACAACCGAGTTCCATTTGTGGTATTCAAAAGcaaaaagattttgaaaatctCATTAGAGTTTCTGCCATAGTAATTTGGGATGAAGCACCAATGATAAACAAAAATTGTTTGGAAGCCTTAGATCGATCATTACAAGACATTTGTAGCAATAATACTCCATTTGGTGGAAATATTCTGATCATGGGGGGAGATTTTCGTCAAGTTCTTCCTGTTGTAAGAAAAGGTACTAAGGCACAAATGATTTCAGCGTGTATTGTCCAGTCTCATTTACGGAATCATACCAAGATTTTGCATTTGCGTCAAAATATGCGATCATTGCATGATCAAGAGTTTGTAGAATTTCTTATTCGCATTGGTGATGATGTTGAACCTACCAAACCGGATGACATG GATGCCCCATATATGGTACAAAGAGCTATTTTGACACCAACAAATGATGATGTCCAGAAATTGAATGATATGATTATCGACCAGTTTCCAGGAGAAGAACATAGTTTATTGTCGTTTGACGAGGTTGAAGGAGATAATCATAATTTATGCCAACAAGAATTCTTAAACTCAATTGCACAAGATAGTTTGCCACCACATATTCTAAAGATAAAAAAGGGTGCACCGTTGATGTTATTACGAAATCTAGATCCTAAATATGGATTGGGTAATGGGACACGGTTATTATGTCGTGGTTTATTTATGAATATGTTGGATGTGGAAATCTTTATAGGAAGCAACGCAAGAAACATGCTTTTTTTTCccataattaaaataaaaacatctGCAAGTGATGAATTGCCTTTTGTCCTTACTAGAAAGCAGTTTCCTGTGCGACTAAGTTTTGCAATTACAATAAATAAATCACAAGGACAAACCATTCCAAATGTTGGAATATATCATCCACGACATGTTTTTAGTCATGGGCAGTTATATGTGGCTTTATCCAGGGGTGTTTCACAGACTACAACAAGAGTTTTAACTAGGGAAGGAAAATTGAAAGCAGAAGTTCGTGACTACACAAAAAATGCAGTCTTCAAACAAATTCTTTTATCGCACCCGCAG ATAGCAGAATTTGAAGATAAATCGAACACATGGAAGGATGAACAAAGTATTTCATCCATCGGTAAACTCGACAATAAG ttttttaaatctcaagagCGCATTGATAAATGGATGTACGAAGAATTGATTCAAATCTTTATAAG ggaaaaagaaaatactttGAATAGAGATTTCATGTTCGACATTCCTCTTAAAGAACGTCATTGA